The following is a genomic window from Corynebacterium incognita.
GCATACTTCTTCCTCGTTACCGAGGCGCTTATCGACGCCGGCGTGAACCTCGGTCTTACCCGCGACGTGGCGCAGCAGCTGGCAACCTCCGCCGCGGCGGGCGCGGGCGCCATGCTCAAGGACTCCGGCAAGGATCCTGTCACGCTGCGGGCCAACGTGTCTTCGCCGGGTGGCACGACCGTGGCCGCGCTGCGCGAGCTGGAGGAGTCGGGCATTCGCGGTGCCTTCTTCCGGGCCGCGCAGGCCTGCGCGGATCGCTCCAGGGAACTCGGCGACTAGTTCTCTTACCGGTTTACTCCCCCCCACGCGGGGGTAGGGGAGGGCCGCCTGTGGCGGGTGGTGGGGAAGTTGCATGGGAGTTTTGCGCGGGCATTGGGGACAAGGCCGCAACAAGGGCGAAAATTTTTGCACTCAAGTCGCATTAGTCACAGGTTTCACGATAGGCTTGTTCAAGCACGTGCGTGTTCGTCCTGTGGGAGGGGAAGCCTACAGCGCGCCACGGGCTGAAAGGTTAGATAAAGATATGGCTAATGAAGAAAAGGGAACCTTTCTCACGGTTGCTGAGGTCGCGGAGATTATGCGCGTGTCCAAGATGACCGTTTACCGTCTGGTTCACTCCGGTGAGCTGCCAGCCGTCCGTGTTGGCCGTTCTTTCCGGGTTCACGAGTCCGCCGTGGACGAGTACCTGAATGACTCCA
Proteins encoded in this region:
- a CDS encoding helix-turn-helix domain-containing protein yields the protein MANEEKGTFLTVAEVAEIMRVSKMTVYRLVHSGELPAVRVGRSFRVHESAVDEYLNDSTYNVG